A single window of Granulicella mallensis MP5ACTX8 DNA harbors:
- a CDS encoding YoaK family protein — protein sequence MLLACTGGGLDAFVYLNHGHVFAAAMTGNGIFLGVAVLQHNWAQAGRHLVLLASFVVGVFSSKALAGTLKRHAIVIGLLGEIGMLFLASWLPGSFPDGVFVPMLAVVAAYQTASFRTADTYSYNSTFMSGNLRAAIEGLYDAFTPSHRETGLRQFRKLALIVASFLAGAIIGAILAPRLFNHTLWFFDVLLLVVLALVIRHSRDIRENS from the coding sequence ATGCTTCTGGCCTGTACCGGCGGCGGTCTCGATGCCTTCGTCTACCTCAACCACGGCCACGTCTTCGCTGCTGCCATGACGGGCAATGGCATCTTCCTTGGCGTCGCTGTACTGCAGCACAACTGGGCGCAGGCCGGTCGCCACCTGGTACTGCTCGCCTCCTTTGTCGTTGGCGTCTTCAGTTCCAAGGCGCTTGCCGGCACTCTCAAGCGGCACGCCATCGTCATCGGTCTGCTGGGCGAGATTGGCATGCTCTTTCTCGCCTCGTGGTTGCCGGGCTCGTTTCCCGACGGCGTCTTCGTGCCCATGCTCGCGGTGGTTGCCGCGTACCAGACGGCCAGTTTCAGAACCGCCGATACCTACTCTTACAACTCGACCTTCATGAGCGGCAATCTGCGCGCAGCCATCGAAGGCCTCTACGATGCCTTTACTCCCAGCCATCGCGAGACAGGCCTGCGCCAGTTCCGGAAGCTGGCGTTGATCGTCGCCAGCTTCCTGGCAGGGGCGATCATCGGAGCCATTCTGGCTCCACGCCTGTTCAACCACACGCTGTGGTTCTTCGACGTGCTGCTGCTCGTCGTGCTGGCGTTGGTGATACGCCACAGCCGGGATATTCGGGAAAACTCGTAA
- a CDS encoding alginate lyase family protein — translation MMVSNPMNKFSRRRFCAVSVAAALSSQHLAWAATKQSPFAMVSAADHDRVLRLADHWLPEAPQTITSFHSSRSPAGPHDFFSEADYFWPNPANPAGPYKEIDGKSNPDNFQDHRRAMIRLSQAMPALTAGYVLTKRKDYAHAAAAHLLAWFVTPATRMKPNLEYSQGVRNGGPTGRSYGIIDTLHLVEVARAAGFLRKFFTPAEWADLRSWFRDYLLWMKTSEKGMRERDATNNHAICWALQAAEFAHLDGDEDTRAEVRERFETVQLPMQMAPNGSFPRELARTKPYGYSIFNFDAAAALCWSLGQQEMVRFSLPDGRGMCKAAEFLEPYLADKDKWPYAHDVQHWESWPVRSPGLLFCGVACGREEYLALWRKLDPDPTDPEIIRNYPIRQPVLWV, via the coding sequence ATGATGGTTTCCAATCCTATGAATAAGTTCAGCCGGAGGCGTTTCTGCGCCGTTTCCGTAGCCGCCGCCCTTTCAAGCCAACACCTCGCGTGGGCCGCCACGAAGCAAAGCCCGTTTGCGATGGTGTCCGCGGCCGACCATGACCGCGTCCTGCGTCTCGCCGATCACTGGCTGCCGGAAGCTCCGCAAACGATTACGTCCTTTCATTCCTCCAGGAGCCCCGCTGGCCCGCACGACTTCTTCTCCGAGGCCGACTACTTCTGGCCCAACCCGGCAAATCCGGCTGGTCCCTACAAAGAGATCGACGGCAAGAGCAATCCGGACAACTTCCAGGACCATCGCCGTGCAATGATTCGCCTGAGCCAGGCGATGCCCGCGCTGACTGCCGGGTACGTCCTCACGAAGCGCAAGGACTACGCCCATGCGGCTGCGGCGCACCTGCTGGCATGGTTCGTTACGCCAGCCACGCGGATGAAGCCCAACCTCGAGTACTCGCAGGGCGTACGAAACGGAGGCCCAACGGGCCGCAGCTACGGCATCATCGACACGCTGCATCTGGTCGAGGTCGCCCGTGCCGCCGGCTTCCTGCGGAAGTTTTTCACCCCTGCGGAGTGGGCCGACCTGCGGAGTTGGTTCCGTGACTATCTCCTCTGGATGAAGACCAGCGAGAAGGGCATGCGCGAGCGAGATGCGACTAATAATCACGCCATCTGCTGGGCCCTGCAGGCGGCGGAGTTCGCCCACCTTGATGGCGACGAAGACACCCGCGCGGAGGTTCGCGAGCGCTTCGAGACGGTGCAACTGCCGATGCAGATGGCGCCTAATGGCAGCTTCCCCCGCGAACTCGCCCGCACCAAGCCCTACGGGTACTCCATCTTCAACTTCGACGCGGCGGCGGCGCTCTGCTGGTCGTTGGGCCAGCAGGAGATGGTTCGCTTCTCGCTCCCCGATGGACGTGGGATGTGCAAGGCCGCGGAGTTCCTGGAGCCGTACCTGGCGGACAAGGATAAGTGGCCCTACGCGCACGACGTGCAGCACTGGGAGAGTTGGCCGGTCCGCTCGCCGGGGTTGCTCTTCTGTGGCGTGGCGTGTGGACGCGAAGAGTACCTCGCTCTCTGGCGCAAGCTCGATCCCGATCCTACCGATCCCGAGATCATTCGCAACTATCCGATTCGCCAGCCGGTGCTGTGGGTGTAG
- a CDS encoding M20/M25/M40 family metallo-hydrolase, protein MIQHFSEDAPGAWTADQLTTMGRIRDAALTDPYAYNELDHLANNIGPRLVGSVQAQGAVDWVAEELRTLGAKVTLEKTMVPHWVRGEEQASLTSWPGGVPGTQQKIVVTALGGSPPTPKEGLTGEVVVLNSFAELKALRPGSLKGKILVFNRPFDKELAAAGQGIAAYEQSVLYRALGPTAGGAAGAAAVLVRSVGSADFRLPHTGETLYAKNVVQVPSAALAAEDADLIATLAKQGRLTLHLTLTTQILPDVPSYNVIADWPGTEHPEQIVMVSGHLDSWDLGTGAIDDGTGIVMSMQTIHLLAKLGIHPRRTVRFVAWMGEESGAQGALTYAHDHESEIGSHVAVLEEDFGADHPIGLTFSGAAALRGYLAPLAKVLDPIGASMITPGDEIGEDVAPLISKGVPGFTAARDPRFYFQYHHTAADTFDKVDPKNLAASAAVMAVTAYALADAETPAPR, encoded by the coding sequence ATGATTCAGCACTTTTCAGAAGATGCTCCCGGAGCGTGGACCGCAGACCAATTGACAACCATGGGCCGTATTCGCGATGCGGCGCTTACCGATCCCTATGCCTATAACGAACTCGACCACCTGGCCAACAACATTGGGCCGCGTCTGGTGGGCTCTGTCCAGGCGCAGGGGGCTGTCGACTGGGTGGCGGAAGAGTTGCGCACGCTTGGCGCGAAGGTCACGCTCGAAAAGACCATGGTTCCCCATTGGGTGCGTGGGGAAGAGCAGGCCTCTCTCACGTCATGGCCTGGAGGAGTTCCAGGTACACAACAAAAAATAGTGGTGACCGCCCTTGGAGGGAGTCCGCCTACGCCGAAAGAGGGGCTTACAGGCGAGGTCGTGGTCCTAAACAGTTTTGCCGAGCTAAAAGCTCTTCGTCCAGGCTCTCTGAAGGGTAAGATCCTCGTCTTCAATCGCCCCTTCGACAAGGAGCTTGCGGCAGCGGGGCAGGGAATCGCCGCCTATGAGCAAAGCGTCTTGTACCGAGCCCTGGGGCCCACCGCAGGCGGTGCTGCAGGCGCTGCTGCGGTACTAGTCCGGTCCGTCGGCAGTGCGGACTTCAGGCTGCCACACACAGGTGAGACTCTCTATGCGAAGAATGTGGTTCAGGTTCCGTCGGCAGCTCTGGCTGCTGAGGATGCCGACCTGATTGCTACCCTGGCAAAACAAGGACGACTTACCTTGCACCTGACCTTGACGACTCAGATCCTGCCGGATGTGCCAAGTTACAACGTCATTGCCGACTGGCCGGGAACCGAACATCCCGAACAGATCGTCATGGTTTCGGGCCATTTGGACTCCTGGGATCTGGGCACCGGAGCGATTGACGACGGAACCGGAATCGTCATGTCCATGCAGACGATTCACCTATTGGCGAAACTTGGAATCCACCCTCGCCGGACAGTGCGATTCGTTGCCTGGATGGGAGAGGAGTCGGGTGCACAAGGAGCGCTCACTTACGCCCACGATCATGAATCGGAGATCGGTTCGCACGTGGCTGTTCTGGAAGAGGATTTTGGAGCTGACCACCCCATTGGTTTGACGTTCAGCGGAGCAGCCGCCCTCAGAGGATATCTGGCGCCTCTCGCGAAGGTCTTAGACCCAATCGGTGCGAGCATGATCACTCCGGGCGATGAAATTGGCGAGGATGTCGCGCCGCTGATCAGTAAAGGCGTACCGGGATTCACTGCAGCCCGTGATCCACGTTTTTATTTCCAATATCACCACACGGCAGCCGACACCTTTGACAAGGTTGATCCCAAAAATCTGGCCGCAAGCGCAGCGGTTATGGCCGTTACCGCGTATGCGCTGGCGGATGCTGAGACCCCGGCACCTCGGTGA
- the ggt gene encoding gamma-glutamyltransferase, translating to MARFARISSVALSCTLLASSFAVAQTPPVTAPHAMVVTIHHDATDAGVEILREGGNAIDAAVAVGFALAVVHPAAGNIGGGGFMLIRPGTKALAHGQPHFLDYREKAPAAAGTNMYLDAQGNVIPKMSTVGSKASGVPGTVAGLTYAEKQYGRLGLARVMQPAIKLARDGYVLTEEEAHTLHSGVLSQFPASYRIFQRNGRFYEAGERFRQPELAHTLERIATDPEDFYRGKMAAEIADFEKANNGLITAQDLAMYQVKERTPLVGHYHGYEVLTSPPPSSGGIVLLETLNILSGYDLPKVGPDRSPAQIHLITEAFRRAYMDRGDYLGDPDFNTMPLAQMADPKYAEAWRKTIDPTKPSPSATLVRPAGFMPEPPQPEAQPHESPQTTHFSVVDADGNAVSSTYTLNFGFGSGVTVDGLGFLLNDEMDDFASKMGVPNGFGLIQGPANAIAPGKRPLSSMTPTIVSEPSSYTYHKLLGHTTSSVVRPGKLRLVLGSPGGSTIITTVANDLISVLDNGLDVQAGADAPRFHHQYLPDVLQFEKTFPQAPIAAMKAAGYVTKREAEFDEKSAGQWGDSELIAVDPKTGVLMGGQDKRHHFGKAAGY from the coding sequence ATGGCCCGCTTCGCACGAATTTCTTCCGTCGCCCTCAGTTGCACGTTGCTTGCGTCTTCCTTTGCAGTTGCCCAGACGCCACCTGTAACCGCCCCACACGCGATGGTCGTCACGATTCACCATGACGCCACGGACGCCGGAGTCGAGATCCTGCGCGAGGGCGGCAATGCGATCGATGCGGCGGTTGCCGTCGGCTTTGCCCTGGCGGTGGTGCACCCGGCGGCCGGCAACATCGGTGGCGGAGGCTTCATGCTGATTCGCCCGGGCACCAAAGCTCTGGCTCACGGACAGCCGCACTTCCTCGACTACCGCGAGAAGGCCCCCGCCGCTGCCGGTACCAACATGTATCTCGACGCGCAGGGCAATGTTATTCCGAAGATGAGCACGGTCGGCTCCAAGGCCAGTGGTGTTCCCGGCACCGTCGCCGGTCTCACCTATGCGGAGAAGCAGTACGGCCGGCTGGGCCTCGCAAGGGTCATGCAGCCGGCCATCAAGCTCGCGCGTGACGGCTACGTGCTCACCGAAGAAGAGGCGCACACCCTGCACAGCGGCGTCCTCAGCCAGTTCCCGGCGTCGTACCGCATCTTTCAGCGGAACGGCAGGTTCTACGAAGCCGGAGAGCGCTTCCGGCAGCCCGAGCTCGCACATACTCTCGAACGCATTGCCACTGATCCGGAGGATTTCTACCGGGGCAAGATGGCCGCTGAGATAGCCGACTTCGAGAAGGCCAACAACGGCCTCATCACTGCGCAGGACCTCGCGATGTACCAGGTCAAGGAGCGTACCCCGCTGGTCGGCCACTATCACGGCTATGAGGTGCTGACCTCGCCTCCGCCCAGCTCCGGCGGCATCGTGCTGCTGGAGACGCTGAACATCCTCAGCGGCTACGACCTGCCCAAGGTCGGGCCGGACCGCAGCCCGGCGCAGATTCACCTCATCACGGAAGCCTTCCGCCGTGCCTACATGGATCGTGGCGACTACCTCGGAGACCCCGACTTCAACACCATGCCGCTCGCGCAGATGGCCGATCCGAAGTACGCCGAAGCCTGGCGCAAGACAATTGACCCGACCAAGCCTTCGCCTTCCGCAACGCTGGTGCGTCCTGCAGGCTTCATGCCTGAGCCGCCGCAACCCGAGGCGCAGCCGCATGAGTCGCCGCAGACTACGCACTTTTCTGTCGTCGATGCCGACGGCAACGCCGTGTCGAGCACCTACACGCTGAACTTCGGCTTTGGTTCGGGCGTCACCGTCGACGGCCTCGGATTCCTGCTCAACGACGAGATGGACGACTTCGCCTCAAAAATGGGCGTTCCCAACGGCTTCGGGCTGATCCAGGGGCCGGCCAACGCGATCGCGCCGGGCAAGCGCCCGCTCAGCTCCATGACACCGACCATCGTCAGCGAGCCTTCGAGCTACACCTATCACAAGCTCCTGGGCCACACGACTTCGTCCGTGGTGCGGCCCGGCAAGCTGCGGCTTGTGCTCGGCTCGCCCGGCGGTTCGACGATCATCACCACGGTCGCCAATGACCTTATCAGTGTGCTCGACAACGGCCTCGATGTTCAGGCCGGAGCAGATGCACCGCGCTTTCATCATCAATATCTGCCGGACGTGCTGCAGTTCGAGAAGACCTTTCCCCAGGCTCCTATCGCTGCTATGAAGGCCGCAGGCTATGTCACGAAGCGCGAGGCGGAGTTCGATGAGAAGAGCGCCGGCCAGTGGGGAGACAGTGAGCTGATCGCCGTCGATCCCAAGACCGGAGTGCTAATGGGTGGGCAGGACAAGCGGCATCATTTCGGCAAGGCTGCGGGGTATTAG
- a CDS encoding tetratricopeptide repeat protein, with translation MSFFNLFGKSKSSTPKAEPTPKPTPPPATQETVTLPAGSLLQRAPEVAPGKRPEDTPATVRAYDEFGREVLIPVEAWRSSVLPAALERVKDDPNQLYNLIVDALQLRLASDMLPAAERLHEIDPLPERGTTIYGIVLMESGDPLAASRLFESYLAEKGSSGVILTNLAKAQTALGQEAEAEATLWRALEADPNQENGLGWYTAMARDRGGEEAYLEAMHRAADLPSAWRPQVWLARAALEHNDVSQAMTFYGQALERAGRPAPLVLLQSMSGDLGQTGHLREALALTRPAYEAKTHGLAVGNNLIKASLDLGEIGTARAMVEELYTLNHPDWADNLHFWEMEIRRSELAQNGLQPESLPEPRVTTYSIEGPVWLPGNAPSRILFALPAPRRAKVVFLGSSITGQQPQQFFAGQLPDAPGRLSRALPLFLAESTFLHLGLDTDTIIPWVERGGFAVVSAPWGEQESVEYARKTNSDAAISVHIHCVEQTAEVTLRILRAQPESAEPAVFAEFTVPFSFEQAGTGALGIWSQLANRLVQLFGNTPAAVEPSRYTLPANNGLGTYLLRLEQLLAVRCAGSEDETMNSLSGLREIVRGELDLALSTPHSLPARLILHETLLRLRDLQPHIAAEFRQPTELLQQRYSLPDSQANAILERQLRAIYGDGDTSEGV, from the coding sequence ATGAGCTTCTTCAACCTCTTCGGAAAGTCCAAGTCCTCGACGCCCAAAGCGGAACCTACCCCCAAACCTACGCCACCGCCCGCGACCCAGGAGACCGTAACCCTTCCCGCAGGCTCCCTCCTTCAGCGAGCCCCGGAGGTCGCACCGGGAAAGCGCCCCGAAGACACCCCGGCCACCGTCCGCGCCTATGACGAGTTCGGCCGTGAGGTGCTTATTCCCGTCGAGGCCTGGCGTTCCAGCGTCCTGCCTGCCGCGCTCGAGAGAGTGAAGGACGATCCCAACCAGCTCTACAACCTTATCGTCGACGCCCTTCAGCTTCGCCTCGCCTCCGATATGCTTCCCGCCGCCGAGCGTCTCCATGAGATCGACCCTCTGCCCGAGCGCGGAACCACGATCTACGGAATCGTGTTGATGGAGAGCGGCGACCCGCTTGCCGCGAGCCGTCTCTTCGAAAGCTATCTCGCCGAGAAGGGTTCCAGCGGTGTGATCCTGACCAACCTCGCCAAGGCGCAGACCGCCCTCGGGCAGGAAGCGGAGGCCGAGGCGACGCTCTGGCGTGCGCTCGAAGCCGATCCTAACCAGGAGAACGGACTCGGCTGGTACACCGCGATGGCCCGCGATCGTGGCGGCGAGGAGGCTTATCTCGAGGCTATGCACCGCGCCGCCGACCTTCCCTCGGCGTGGCGTCCGCAGGTCTGGCTGGCGCGAGCCGCTCTGGAGCACAACGACGTGTCGCAGGCTATGACGTTCTACGGGCAGGCGCTCGAACGTGCCGGAAGACCGGCTCCACTGGTGCTGCTGCAATCGATGAGCGGCGACCTCGGCCAGACCGGACACCTCCGCGAAGCGCTGGCCCTCACGCGCCCTGCCTACGAGGCGAAGACCCACGGTCTCGCCGTCGGCAACAACCTCATCAAGGCTTCGCTGGACCTCGGTGAGATCGGCACGGCACGGGCCATGGTCGAAGAGCTCTACACATTGAACCATCCCGACTGGGCCGATAACCTCCACTTCTGGGAGATGGAGATTCGCCGCAGCGAACTCGCCCAAAATGGACTCCAGCCTGAATCCTTGCCCGAGCCCAGGGTGACGACCTACAGCATCGAGGGTCCGGTCTGGTTGCCAGGGAACGCACCCTCGCGCATTCTCTTCGCACTGCCCGCACCGCGCCGCGCCAAGGTGGTCTTCCTCGGTTCGAGCATCACCGGCCAGCAGCCGCAGCAGTTCTTCGCCGGCCAACTCCCGGATGCGCCCGGACGCCTCAGCCGTGCGCTTCCTCTCTTCCTCGCCGAGAGTACGTTCCTGCATCTCGGCCTCGACACGGACACAATCATTCCCTGGGTAGAGCGCGGCGGGTTCGCTGTTGTTTCCGCTCCGTGGGGCGAACAGGAGTCCGTAGAGTACGCACGCAAGACGAACTCCGATGCGGCGATCAGCGTCCACATCCACTGCGTCGAACAAACGGCAGAGGTGACGCTGCGCATCCTCCGTGCTCAGCCTGAATCCGCTGAGCCCGCAGTCTTCGCGGAGTTCACGGTACCCTTCAGCTTCGAACAGGCTGGCACCGGCGCGCTGGGAATCTGGTCGCAGTTGGCGAACAGGCTCGTGCAGCTCTTTGGGAACACGCCTGCGGCGGTCGAGCCTTCGCGCTACACGCTGCCCGCAAACAATGGCCTTGGGACCTATCTGCTGCGGCTGGAGCAACTGCTGGCCGTACGCTGCGCAGGCAGCGAGGATGAAACGATGAACTCCCTCAGCGGCCTTCGCGAGATCGTACGCGGCGAGCTGGATCTTGCGCTCAGCACTCCGCATAGCCTGCCCGCGCGTCTGATCCTGCACGAGACCTTGTTGCGGCTTCGCGATCTGCAGCCGCATATCGCGGCCGAGTTCCGTCAACCCACGGAGCTGTTGCAGCAGCGGTATTCGCTGCCGGACTCGCAGGCGAATGCGATTCTTGAGCGCCAGTTGCGGGCTATCTATGGAGATGGAGATACAAGCGAAGGCGTTTAG